DNA from Candidatus Liberimonas magnetica:
TAAAATGCAAGGCTTAAAAAGTCACATGCAAAAACAGCTCTCAATCGATTCTAAAATGAAACCAATTAAAATAGCTGATAGCATAAACGATATGCACTCTGAATTAAATGCTTCCAAAGGCCTTTCAATCCACAAAACTGCCGGCAGTAGTATGCTGTTTCTAATATCTCCCGGAGACAATCTTATCATTAAGAACGTCAATCCTAAATTAATTAAAATTGGAGATATTATTGCCTGGAAAGACCCCTATTGCAAGGATGCCAATATCGCTCATAGGATTATTTATAAAACATTGAATAAAAACGGGGCCTTATTTCTTACAAAAGGCGATTTTAATTTCCTCCCGGATAAAAAATACGTCGCCCAAGAACATGTCCTAGGCAAAGTAGTTGTTATAAGAAAAATATTCCCAACAACAGACATAAACATTGAAAAAGGCTTAGGCCAATTGATGAGTTATTTATTTTTCTTGTTGACAACGGCGATTAAGTTGCTGCTGCTGCCTTACTTTGCTTTTATCTACTCATATAATCTATTCCATGACACCAGGAGAATAATTCACTTATACACGGATAAGTTGTTTAATTACAATATAGTAATTGATATAGATAGCTGGATAAAACAAAAACAAATGTTCTCCCCATTAACGGATTCCCCCGGGATAATTCAAGGAAGAAAAATAGGAGACATTAGTTTTGGCAGTGGTTATTCCGAAGAAGCCATGTCTCTGATAAGAAATAACATCAAAGTTGAATGTATCGATATTTCCGAAATACACACTTACAGTGATAAATTTGAATATCTCATTGCATCAAATAATAACCCTTTCTCCTTTTTCACATTATCGCACGATTATATACGGTCAATTTATAATGCTGTTAAACCCAATGGCAGTTTGCTTTTTACAATTATTCGCGCTTATAATGGTCTTGACAAAAAAGAAGTTACTGTGATAGACAGATTTTACAGAAAATTCATAAATTTAATTTACCATATCGATATGCCGATAAATAAAATAGTGAATATATTTGTTATGGCCGGCTTTAAGAATATAGCTTATAAAACCGAAGATCAGTTTTACTATATACATGCTACTAAATAACTGTCTAATATGCCGCCGCTCCGTTAAAAATCAGTAGATATGATAAAAATTGTTTGGGATTTCAGCTGTTATTGTGATTATAAATGCGAGTATTGTTTCTACACCGGCTCTGGCTGGGACAATATAAAAGCCCTGCATGGAAAGGATAGGCTTGCCCTGGAATTGGATGAGCTATGGAAAGCGGTCTATGAAAAATACGGCTCCTGCAAGATTTACTTTACAGGAGGGGAACCGTTTTTATATCCGGATTTTGTAAACATAATAGCAAAAATCAGCAATTATCATAAAATACATATCACCTCCAACCTTTCACAAAACCTGGATATTTTCATAAAAACTATCAGTCCGGACAAAGTCTCGTTAAATTCGACTTATCATCCATTATTTACAAACATAGAAGATTTTTCGAAACAGGTCCTGAAGTTAAAAAATGAAGGGTTTGTATGCGGAGTATGTTACCTGGCGCACCCTGTGCAGCTGCGTGAAATGCTCAATTACAAAAAATATCTGAAAAAACTTGATATTGATATGGCTGTTACTCTTTTTGATGGAAATTATAAAGGGAAAAAATATCCTAAAGATTATTCAAAGGACGAAATACGATATTTGAATTATGTTACTTCCTGGGTACCTGGAACGGGAATATACATTTCCGGCACAGCTGAAGAAAAGATAAGAGACAATCTAAATGCCGCCACTTCAAATTCACACAATCTGTGTAATGCTGGATATAAATATGCATCTATTAAATTTAACGGAGATGTAACGCCTTGCGGCAGGCTAGGTGAGCAGATCCTTGGCAACATTTACAAAAAAGATATTTCTTTGTTTCTAACCCCGAAAGAATGCCCGTCGAATTTTGATACCTGCAAAGAATTTGAACATACAAAATAATAGATCATTTTCCGTGTTTTTTTGCTTTTCTCTTCTCTTTAAGATGTTCTTTATAGCCTACCGAAAAAGAATGAGTTCCCGATCCTCTTGCTACAAAATACAGGTCCGTTGAATCTGCAGGGTATAAAGCCGCATTTATCGAACCTAGGCCGGGGTTGCAGATCGGGCCTGGGGGGAGCCCGTAATGCTTGTACGTATTATAAGGCGAATCTATTTTTAGGTCATCATAGGTAAGTTTATCTTTGTGTATCCCCATGGCATATAGGACAGTCGCGCAGGATTCCAGGTACATATATTTTTTTAGGCGGTTATGGAAAACAGCGGAAATGACCGGCCTCTCGGCTTCAAGCGCAGCCTCTTTTTCTATTATAGAGGCCAGTATTATAATGTTTTTTTCATTCATGTATTTCATGCTGTTTGCGCGCTTTCTCATATCACTGCTAAAATGAACGTTGAATTGTTCAAGCATTTTATTGACCAATTTTTGCTCGGGAATATTACGTTCAAGATAATATGTTTCCGGAAATAAATAACCTTCCAGGTTCTCATCTTTCGTGAGTTTAATAAATTTATCTTTATCTGCTATGCCAAGTTCTGAAAGCTTATCGGCGATCTGCCTACACGTAAACCCCTCAGGTATCGTTACTTTAATATATTTTGATTTTCCTTTCTCAAGCATAGCTATAACCTTGAAAATACTGTCCCTGGGAGATATCTCATAGGTCCCTGATTTTAACTGTTTTATGCTGCGGGTTATTTTTGCGGTTAAAAGAAACATCTTTGAAGAATTAATAACTCCGGCTTGTTTTAGTTTTATTGAAATGTCGTAAGCTGATGATCCGGGCGGAATATAGACCAGGACAGGTTTAGAAGACAATTTCATCCACCAGGTGAGGCTTCCAATTATATAAAGCACTGCCAGGCTTAAGAGCAGGTATTTAATAAATCTTCCATGCATAAATATAGTTATCTCCATTTTTTAAGGGGGTTTTATAATTAACCTTTAAGGCCAGTTTTCCCGGGTCATCAGGGGGTTTGAAGGATACTAGGACCCGGTACGGATTAAGTTTTTGCCATTCCCACTCAGTTATGTTCTTTTCAGCCTTTTGAGTTTTAAGAACGTTCATGTTTTTTTCAAAGGTATACCAGCCGTCCCAATCAAAACCATTTGCTATTTCGTTATAGGCAAAACCCTGCTTTACAAGCATTTCCCCTGCCTGCCATTTTGCCCTGTTCCAGGAGAAATAATCTTTTGAACCAACAACTGTATAAATACAAATTAACCCTAAAATACAGGAGCAGGCGGTAATGTTTATTTTGCTATTTTTATAAAGCTCTATATACGGTATAATCCCGAAAGGCATTAGTAACATCGTATACCTGTCAAAAAACTTGTATCTTAAGGCAGAAACAATGAATTGTACAAGGAAAATGCAAATAAAGAACGTTGATTTTTGGGTTGATCTGATATTCTTCATTACATTATACAAAAATGATAAAAAAGACACGATGCCGGCGAAGGTTAAAATGTTCCAAAACCAATCATACGCAAAAATACCCTGCGATTTATATGACATGTTGTGGGCGGTAACAGTCCCCAACCCATACTTGTTTATTGCATTTTCAAAATAGGGGAACGCCCCGTGTGACAAGACAAATAACAGCATAAAAAGTGCGCTAAGCAATAAGACTGACTGTTTTCCGATCCCCATTTTATTATTGGATGAATTGTTTTTGTTTGATAAAATTATTGCAATTGAAAAAGGTAGAACGAAAAGCCCCAAATATACCGTTGACCCTAATATCCTAGGGATGAACTGGTCAAACCCTAACATCAGGTCCTGCCCGGTTTTATAGGCCCAGGTCAGCCCATGTATATTTTGAAGCCAGTATCTGTGAGCTATTGCAGTAATTATCGGTATTAAAGATATCTTGATAAGTTTTTTTAAATTAATGCTCTTAATTAAAAATAAATATAAGATTACTGAAAAGGGTAATAAAATACCGAGCTGCCTTATTAAGTATGCAAACGCTGCAAACATAGATCCGATAATAAAGAACTCTTCTTTATTTTCGGAAATGCTTGAATAATAAAAGTATATACTTATAAAACTAATAGCCAAATAAGTAACATCGGTCATAAAAGTCAAAGAAAGTATAAACCAGAGCGGATTAAAAAGAAGGGTTAAGGCTCCGAGGAATGAGAGTTTTTTATTGTTGCTGATTTTATCCAAAATAAAGTAAAAAAACAGGATGCCGATACAGCTTAAAACTATGGTAGACAACCTTAAAATCTGAAAATCAAATTTCCCGAAGATCTTGCACCAGAGCCAGCCCCAATAGACGTGAAAGACTATGCTGGGCGCAACCCAATCCGAGAGTTTAATGATCCCCTTATCAAACAAGTGCCTTACAGAATAAGAATATACCCAGTCGTCATTTAAAGGGAAATTGCCCTTTGGAGAAACTGCAAGTATCGTCACTCCAAAAACAATGAGCAATAAGAAAGGGTATAAATACTTTTTTAAACCCGTCATTTTTGTTTTTGATTGCGCCTGTCCAGATATGTTTGAAGGATAATGCAGGCTGCTATCTTGTCTTTGATTTGTTTTCGCTTATCATTTGAAAGTTTTGCTTCATTTATCAAGATATTGTCTGCTTCATGCGAAGTAAGCCTCTCATCACAAAACTCTACAGCTATCTTTATTTCCTGAGATAGTCTGTTTGCAAAATCCTTTATCTCTTTGCACAGTATACCGGGTGTATCATTCATGTTCATCGGCAAACCAAGGATTATTTTATCAACTTCTTTATTTAAAACAATATCTTTTATTTTTTCTATGTCATCTTTCAGGGATTTTCTGCTTATTACCAGAAGAGGCTGGACAGTTATTCCAAGAGGGTCACTTAAGGCAAGCCCGATTCTTTTTGTCCCATAATCAATACCGAGCAATCTCATATTTTTCAAACGAACATACCTCAAATATCAATTATTTATCCAGTGATGCTCTTCCGGCTGAAACCGGAGGCTTCTTTAATAACGCAGCCTACTGCGACATCATTTTGCATTGCCTACTCCGCCGTAGTAGCCTTTATGGCTACGAAGGCCGGGCATCCTCCGACAGAAGTCGGAGGTTTTCATGTCGCATGTAATAAACATTTTCAACGCTTTTAAAGTTATGCTTTAACCACTCTCTCGTTTGGCCCAGTCTGGTAGCTATCCGCCATAGGTTCAGTGGCGGATGTCCAGCTGAGGGCAGGTTATTCATTTAAGCCAGGCAATCTCATTTTTATAATGACAGTTATTCAGTTGAGAGAGCGTTACAAAATAGTATCCTTTATCTTTGAGTTCTTTTATTATTTTTGGCAGCGCTTTTACCGTAGCTTCCATACCCGAATGCAGTATGATAACACCGCCGTCCGTTGCCTGAGACAAGACTCTCTCTCTTACAATATTGGGATCAGTCTGTTCATGATCTTTCGGAAAATCCGTCCAGAGAGCCATTTTTAAATCCAAGGTTTTTCCTATTTGAAGTGTTTGTCCATTATATTGGCCGCCAGGAGGCCTATAATATAGACTATCCTGATTAGTCATATTTTTTATAATCGCTTTTGTTAATAGCAACTCATTTTTCACTTGTGCATTTGTAAGATGTTTCAAATTAGGGTGGGTCATGGTGTGGCTTTCAATTTCATGGCCGGAATTGGAAATTAATTTTAGCAGCTCAGGATATTTCACAGCCTGTTCTCCCACAATAAAAAATGTGGCTTTAGCATCCTCTTTTTTCAACGCCGAAAGCAATTGTTGTGTAAATTTAGGGTGCGGCCCGTCATCGAATGTGACAGCTATTTTATACGGGTATCTTTGCATGGGTGGGAAGGCATTTTCCTGGTCTTTGGACGAAATGGCAAAACTTCCTGTCAGTAAAAAAATAATTATCGCAAGAATTATTTCATAACGGTAAACAACTAAATGCAGATTGATTTTATACATTTATATTCCGGCCCTTCAGGATGAAGTATGCTTTGCATCAAGTCTATACTTTTGACTTCAAACGAACCTATTTCTGCTTTTGCTTTTTCGTTTTCAGTGACCAGTTTAATTAAACCCGCTTTATTTTTTTCCGATTTGAATCTTCCCAGAGTTAAATGCGATGTAAAAACCCTTTTTTCTTTAGGGTAACCCAAAACTTCCAGGTTTTCTTCAAGTTCTTTCGCTATTAAATCAAGCTTCTCTTTCCCTTCGTTTACCCCAACCCACACAACCCTGGGACGGTGAATATTCGGAAAAACCCCTGTCCCGGAAAACGCTGCCCTAAAAGGCTTTAAGCCTGCGATACTTGCTGAAATACACCCTAATATATCTTCTAGAGCGTCTTGCTGTGTTTCGCCCAAGAACTTAAGGGTAAGATGAAATTTATCTTTATTTACCCATTTAACATCTGCCAGAGCTTTTTTGAACTTGCTTTGCAGAAATAAAATGTCCTCTTTGAGCTTTTCAGGTATATTTAGGGCAATAAATAACCTCATAAGTCCCTTCGGGAACTTGATTACACAGATAAGAACTCAGATTATGACTTCCTTAATTTTTATTAAGTGAAATCCCTTTAGGGACACAGATTTCATAAGTGGTTGCTGTAATCTGTGTAATCTTTTAGAAATCCATGTAATCAAGCCTATGATTTTCAAATCCTAGACTATAAACCCGTTTTAACCTTCAAGCCTGAATCGCTTAACAGTTGCCTTCTCAACAGATCCAAAGCCTGATTTGCCGTACGCTGTCTTACTTCGACCCTGTTTCCGCTAAACTGATATTTGTACGCTTCCTTGATAGTGGGCCCGCATAAACCTATATAAACTAGACCCACAGGTTTTTCCTGCGTGCCGCCGCCCGGACCCGCTAAGCCTGTTACGGAAAGCGTGTAATCCGCTAAAGAGATGCTTCTTATGCCTTCAGCCATTTCAACTGCAACCTGGGCCGATACCGCGCCGTATTTCTCTATTGTTTCCTTATTAACACCCAGTATCTTTACTTTTGAATCGTTGGAATAGGCAACAACCCCTTCTTTGAAATAAAGCGAACTGCCTGCAATATTCGTTATCCTGTGCGACACTACTCCTCCGGTGCAGGATTCCGCTAGGGCAAGAGATTTTTTATTTTTGCTTAAGAGTTCGCCCACTACGCTTTCAAGGTTTTTTTTGTCTTCTCCGAAAATATTTATGCCTAAAATATCATAAAATTCATTTTTCAGATTAGTGAGCGTCTCTTCTACAAGCATTTCATTTTTTCCTGAAACTACAACTCCTATATCTATGATCATCTGATGAGCAAGTATCGAGAACTCTACCCCGCTGTCCCGGCCTGCCTCAAGCTTTGTTTCAGCTTCTATTATGGGTGCTATCTTCTCATCAACTTCTGATTCAGCCAGCCCGCACAGGTGCAATGTAAACTTTTTTCTAAACCCGGTTTCATATTTTTTAAGGAACGGAAATACCGTTTTTTCAAACATAGGCTGGATTTCTTTTGGAGGGCCGGGAAGCAGTATTATTATCTTTTTGCTTTTGTTTTTTTCAAACGCCAGGATCTGCCCCGGTGCTGTCCCCAGCAAATTCGGGATAACTTCCGCTCCTTCAATAATATAAGCCTGGCGTTCATTGTTTTTCGGCATTTCTATTTTTCTTTCCAGAAAATACCTGGCTATGGAACTTAATAGCTCTCTTTTTAAAGTAAGGGGCCTGTCTAAGACCCTGGAAACAGCTTCCCTGGTCAGATCGTCAAAAGTAGGGCCAAGCCCGCCTGTTGCAATAATTATCTGGCTTCTTTTTATCGCATTTTCAAATACAGCTGAAATGTCTTCTATTTTATCCCCTACAGAAGTTTCGTAGGCAAGACCCAGTCCAATGGAGCCGAGTTTCTCTCCCAGATAACTCACGTTGGTATTTATCTTTCCGCTTAGAAGCTCTGAGCCGATAGATATCAATTCTGTTTTCACCTGTAAATGCACCTCTTAATTTGTGTTAAATTTATATTATAGTGATTGATAATTCAACGTATTTATTTTTTTTGCGAAGGATGGGTCATTTACATATTCATTGGTGAGGAACAAAGTTCCTCATGACTGTTTCATTTTTAATGGTAAAAACCCGGGTTTTTATCGGCTTCCTGCTGAACGCTTACCTTTATTTCGCCGAAACGGGCTTCATACTTGGTTATATTATCTTTTAGCGCAGCCAAAAACCTTTTTGCATGCCCGGGCGAAGTAACTATCCTTGACCTGACCTTTGCCTTAGGATTCTGAGGCTGTAGAAATATGAAATCTAATATAAACTCATCTTCGGAATGCCCTATCATCGCAAGGTTCGTATATACACCTTGAGCCGTATTTTCATCAATCTCGATTTTTATTTCAGGTTTTTTGACTTCTTCCATATAAACTCCTTTTTTAGTTATTAGTTTTTACTACGAACTCATTACTCTGAACTTTTACATACCTATTGCTTTAAGTATCTGTTTTATATCGGCTTTGACCTTTTTTGGCTCTGCAGCGCATTTTATCGCCCTATCCGGGTCTTTCAGACCGTGGCCTGTTAAAATACATGTGACTTTTAAATCTTCGGTATTTTTAAAAATATGCTTTTTCATGCACTTTATTAAACCCGCAACAGAGGCTGCTGATGCCGGCTCAGCAAAAACTCCTTCGGTATTTGCCAGCAATTTATATGCTTCTATTATCTCTTCGTCAGTGACCATATCAATAACGCCGCGGGACTCATCCCGTGCAGCTACCGCACTTTTCCATGAAGCAGGGTTGCCTATACGTATCGCGGTTGCTATCGTCTCGGGTTTTTCTACGGGGTGGCCTAATACTATCGGGGCAGAACCTGAAGCCTGAAACCCCATCATTTTAGGAAGCCCGGATTTTTTTTTGTCATTATACTCTTTATAACCTCTCCAGTAGGCGGTTATATTGCCGGCATTCCCCACGGGCATGAACTGGTAATCAGGTGCTTTCCCTAAAACATCGCATATTTCAAAAGCCGCGGTTTTCTGCCCCTCTATCCTGTACGGGTTTAGGGAATTTACAAGTGTCAGAGGATAATCCCGGCTTAGTTCAAGCACTATATTTAAGGCAACATCAAAATTACCGTCAATAGAAAGGACATCGGCACCGTGAATAAGCGCCTGCGATAGTTTTCCAAGAGCGATGTTCCCGTGAGGTATCAATACTACGCATTTTATGCCTGCTCTTGCGGCATACGCCGAGGCCGATGCAGAAGTATTTCCTGTAGATGCACATATAACGGCTTTACTTCCGCTTTCGACTGCTTTGGACACCGCCATGGTCATTCCGCGGTCTTTAAAAGAACCTGTAGGGTTCATGCCTTCATATTTAAAGTAAATTTCGCCATAGAAACCGATCCTTTTCCCGAGATTAACGGCTTTTATTAAAGGAGTATTGCCCTCAAGTAGCGTAATTACCGGAGTTTTTTCCGTAACCGGCAGAAACTCTTTATAAGTCTGAATGATCCCTTTATGCTCCATATAAACCTCTTTTCTAAATTTTATTTATCTTAAAAATCGATATGCAGGAGACGCTCCACTGCTTTCTGAAAATCAGGATAAAATGCAAAGTCCTGATTTCAAGCTTTGTTCAAGCTCAAATCAATAAGAGTGATTTTGTTTTTCAGAATATTGTTTTACATTCCTATTACCGGTTTTTGCAGCCCATAATAATTGTATATTTCTTTTTCTCTTTATGTGCTTCGGGACATCATCTTTCAAACACCAGGCCGGTGTATTTTTTATTTTACCGAATTCACATACCGAAATAGCATCGAAACCCATTTCAAAAACCAGCTTTAGGCTTTCTTTAAAATCTTTATTTGTTTCTCCAGGGAACCCTACGATAAAATCAGTGCTGATAAGTATATTTGGACACTTTTTTCTGATAGTTTTTACAAAATCTTTGTAACCATCGATCTTATATTGCCTGTTCATGGCTTTTAAAATTCTGTCACTCCCGGATTGGACCGGCAGAGAAATATAATCTATCCTTCCTGATTCAAGTATTTTCATGAGTCCGCTGCCCATTTCTTTTATCCATTTTGGATTCAAGCGCCATAAAGCGATCTTGTACTCGCCTTTTAGCTTGATAATTTCGTTTAATAAATCAACCAGATTTGTTTCTAGGTCTTTGCCGTACGCCCACAGGTCTCCACCAGTCAAACCAAGCTTCTTATGACCTTGCTCAAGAGCATAAGCGAATTCTTTTACTATTTCATTTTTCGGCAAGCTCTTAAGCTTTGGAAAAACCTTTTTTATTCCGCAATAACTGCAACTGCTTAGACAGCCGGAAGCTGCATTGATATTATAGGTTTTCCTTCCCGCATAATCAGTTGTCAGTTGCCTGCTGGTAACAGAAGCTATGGATTTATCAGCGTCTATGAGTTTGTCCAGTAATATAAGTGAATCAGAGTCAATAATAATTCCGTCAAAATTGTCGATAAGGCGTGTTCTATTTATTTTCAGCAAGCATCCAAAAACCACGAATATCGCGTCTTTTTTTTTCACTTTCTGAAATTGAGCGATTATATCGAAACACTTATCCTCGTTCTCTTTAATGAACGCACAGGTATTGAACAAAATTATATCGGCTTTTTCAGCTTTTTTGGAAGGGGACCAGCCATTAACTTTAAAAAACAATTCTACCTTTTTTGTTACTAAATTGCTCGATAAGCAATTATTGGTTAACATAAAGAATTTTTTCATTGAAGGTGTGCACCCTTTGACCAGAGCAGAAATTTACATTTGAAATTTATGATTTAGACTGTTTTTAGTAATTTATATTACAAAAATATCAGGATAAATCAATAATATATTATATTTTTCTCGTCAAAAAGTCAAACCACCTTATTCATAAAGCAGTACTTAAATTTACCTCAATTTATCATGCCATTCTGTCCTGCTTTAAGCTTAATAGGGCAATAATGAATTTTCTTAAAAGAAAATAATTTGACAATTTCATTAATTTAGAATACAATGCTTATCTATTAAACGATCCGGAGTATAATATCCATGAAAAA
Protein-coding regions in this window:
- a CDS encoding signal peptidase I, whose protein sequence is MKPIKIADSINDMHSELNASKGLSIHKTAGSSMLFLISPGDNLIIKNVNPKLIKIGDIIAWKDPYCKDANIAHRIIYKTLNKNGALFLTKGDFNFLPDKKYVAQEHVLGKVVVIRKIFPTTDINIEKGLGQLMSYLFFLLTTAIKLLLLPYFAFIYSYNLFHDTRRIIHLYTDKLFNYNIVIDIDSWIKQKQMFSPLTDSPGIIQGRKIGDISFGSGYSEEAMSLIRNNIKVECIDISEIHTYSDKFEYLIASNNNPFSFFTLSHDYIRSIYNAVKPNGSLLFTIIRAYNGLDKKEVTVIDRFYRKFINLIYHIDMPINKIVNIFVMAGFKNIAYKTEDQFYYIHATK
- a CDS encoding radical SAM protein, with protein sequence MIKIVWDFSCYCDYKCEYCFYTGSGWDNIKALHGKDRLALELDELWKAVYEKYGSCKIYFTGGEPFLYPDFVNIIAKISNYHKIHITSNLSQNLDIFIKTISPDKVSLNSTYHPLFTNIEDFSKQVLKLKNEGFVCGVCYLAHPVQLREMLNYKKYLKKLDIDMAVTLFDGNYKGKKYPKDYSKDEIRYLNYVTSWVPGTGIYISGTAEEKIRDNLNAATSNSHNLCNAGYKYASIKFNGDVTPCGRLGEQILGNIYKKDISLFLTPKECPSNFDTCKEFEHTK
- the mltG gene encoding endolytic transglycosylase MltG; this translates as MHGRFIKYLLLSLAVLYIIGSLTWWMKLSSKPVLVYIPPGSSAYDISIKLKQAGVINSSKMFLLTAKITRSIKQLKSGTYEISPRDSIFKVIAMLEKGKSKYIKVTIPEGFTCRQIADKLSELGIADKDKFIKLTKDENLEGYLFPETYYLERNIPEQKLVNKMLEQFNVHFSSDMRKRANSMKYMNEKNIIILASIIEKEAALEAERPVISAVFHNRLKKYMYLESCATVLYAMGIHKDKLTYDDLKIDSPYNTYKHYGLPPGPICNPGLGSINAALYPADSTDLYFVARGSGTHSFSVGYKEHLKEKRKAKKHGK
- a CDS encoding glycosyltransferase family 39 protein, with amino-acid sequence MTGLKKYLYPFLLLIVFGVTILAVSPKGNFPLNDDWVYSYSVRHLFDKGIIKLSDWVAPSIVFHVYWGWLWCKIFGKFDFQILRLSTIVLSCIGILFFYFILDKISNNKKLSFLGALTLLFNPLWFILSLTFMTDVTYLAISFISIYFYYSSISENKEEFFIIGSMFAAFAYLIRQLGILLPFSVILYLFLIKSINLKKLIKISLIPIITAIAHRYWLQNIHGLTWAYKTGQDLMLGFDQFIPRILGSTVYLGLFVLPFSIAIILSNKNNSSNNKMGIGKQSVLLLSALFMLLFVLSHGAFPYFENAINKYGLGTVTAHNMSYKSQGIFAYDWFWNILTFAGIVSFLSFLYNVMKNIRSTQKSTFFICIFLVQFIVSALRYKFFDRYTMLLMPFGIIPYIELYKNSKINITACSCILGLICIYTVVGSKDYFSWNRAKWQAGEMLVKQGFAYNEIANGFDWDGWYTFEKNMNVLKTQKAEKNITEWEWQKLNPYRVLVSFKPPDDPGKLALKVNYKTPLKNGDNYIYAWKIY
- the ruvX gene encoding Holliday junction resolvase RuvX, with amino-acid sequence MRLLGIDYGTKRIGLALSDPLGITVQPLLVISRKSLKDDIEKIKDIVLNKEVDKIILGLPMNMNDTPGILCKEIKDFANRLSQEIKIAVEFCDERLTSHEADNILINEAKLSNDKRKQIKDKIAACIILQTYLDRRNQKQK
- a CDS encoding polysaccharide deacetylase family protein; the encoded protein is MYKINLHLVVYRYEIILAIIIFLLTGSFAISSKDQENAFPPMQRYPYKIAVTFDDGPHPKFTQQLLSALKKEDAKATFFIVGEQAVKYPELLKLISNSGHEIESHTMTHPNLKHLTNAQVKNELLLTKAIIKNMTNQDSLYYRPPGGQYNGQTLQIGKTLDLKMALWTDFPKDHEQTDPNIVRERVLSQATDGGVIILHSGMEATVKALPKIIKELKDKGYYFVTLSQLNNCHYKNEIAWLK
- the thpR gene encoding RNA 2',3'-cyclic phosphodiesterase, whose product is MRLFIALNIPEKLKEDILFLQSKFKKALADVKWVNKDKFHLTLKFLGETQQDALEDILGCISASIAGLKPFRAAFSGTGVFPNIHRPRVVWVGVNEGKEKLDLIAKELEENLEVLGYPKEKRVFTSHLTLGRFKSEKNKAGLIKLVTENEKAKAEIGSFEVKSIDLMQSILHPEGPEYKCIKSICI
- a CDS encoding competence/damage-inducible protein A, translated to MKTELISIGSELLSGKINTNVSYLGEKLGSIGLGLAYETSVGDKIEDISAVFENAIKRSQIIIATGGLGPTFDDLTREAVSRVLDRPLTLKRELLSSIARYFLERKIEMPKNNERQAYIIEGAEVIPNLLGTAPGQILAFEKNKSKKIIILLPGPPKEIQPMFEKTVFPFLKKYETGFRKKFTLHLCGLAESEVDEKIAPIIEAETKLEAGRDSGVEFSILAHQMIIDIGVVVSGKNEMLVEETLTNLKNEFYDILGINIFGEDKKNLESVVGELLSKNKKSLALAESCTGGVVSHRITNIAGSSLYFKEGVVAYSNDSKVKILGVNKETIEKYGAVSAQVAVEMAEGIRSISLADYTLSVTGLAGPGGGTQEKPVGLVYIGLCGPTIKEAYKYQFSGNRVEVRQRTANQALDLLRRQLLSDSGLKVKTGL
- a CDS encoding DUF3467 domain-containing protein; its protein translation is MEEVKKPEIKIEIDENTAQGVYTNLAMIGHSEDEFILDFIFLQPQNPKAKVRSRIVTSPGHAKRFLAALKDNITKYEARFGEIKVSVQQEADKNPGFYH
- the thrC gene encoding threonine synthase, with product MEHKGIIQTYKEFLPVTEKTPVITLLEGNTPLIKAVNLGKRIGFYGEIYFKYEGMNPTGSFKDRGMTMAVSKAVESGSKAVICASTGNTSASASAYAARAGIKCVVLIPHGNIALGKLSQALIHGADVLSIDGNFDVALNIVLELSRDYPLTLVNSLNPYRIEGQKTAAFEICDVLGKAPDYQFMPVGNAGNITAYWRGYKEYNDKKKSGLPKMMGFQASGSAPIVLGHPVEKPETIATAIRIGNPASWKSAVAARDESRGVIDMVTDEEIIEAYKLLANTEGVFAEPASAASVAGLIKCMKKHIFKNTEDLKVTCILTGHGLKDPDRAIKCAAEPKKVKADIKQILKAIGM
- a CDS encoding MiaB/RimO family radical SAM methylthiotransferase; the encoded protein is MKKFFMLTNNCLSSNLVTKKVELFFKVNGWSPSKKAEKADIILFNTCAFIKENEDKCFDIIAQFQKVKKKDAIFVVFGCLLKINRTRLIDNFDGIIIDSDSLILLDKLIDADKSIASVTSRQLTTDYAGRKTYNINAASGCLSSCSYCGIKKVFPKLKSLPKNEIVKEFAYALEQGHKKLGLTGGDLWAYGKDLETNLVDLLNEIIKLKGEYKIALWRLNPKWIKEMGSGLMKILESGRIDYISLPVQSGSDRILKAMNRQYKIDGYKDFVKTIRKKCPNILISTDFIVGFPGETNKDFKESLKLVFEMGFDAISVCEFGKIKNTPAWCLKDDVPKHIKRKRNIQLLWAAKTGNRNVKQYSEKQNHSY